The genomic region GCCCCTTTCTGGCTGAGTCGCGTCGGCAGATAGGTAAGAGAGGCACATGCATGAGGGTCGCTTTCCAGGCTTGTGCTGCGGAGGGCTGTtgggataggaaggaaggagtagCTTTCCAGGTCCAGACCCTTCAGAGCCCCCCCGAAAGGCAAGGGTCCCTCCTCCGCTTTCCGGCTCGGTCTCATGCTTGAGAGTCCGCAGAGCCGTGAGCCGTCTGGTGTATGCGTTATGGGCTGCCAAGGGGTGCAGTGAGACGTGTATTGAGGAGGTTGTACTGTCATCGATGTCAGTAtgaacccccacccccacccccaaccccggTCCTCCTCTGAATCCTCGGACTCCGGAACCGGCGCGCAGGCGCTGCTCGGAACCCGCAGATTGCTGCGCGATGGAAACCAGGAGCTTGGGCTGTCCCGCAGACCCTGCTAAGGGTTGAGGGTTTCGTTGGCCACTCTTTTGGAGAAGCCGGCCGGTGCTGAAAAGATGGGAGAGTGGAGAGATAAAGGGGTACAAGTCCAAGGGAGAAGAGCTCCGGGCTGAAGGCACACGTTCAGCCCTTGGTTCACTAGTCAATCTCATAAGCGTCTCCCTGGGCGATGCAGTGCAGCCCGTGGGTACTCTGCTGGGGTTTCTGACCTTTACTCTCTGTCCTAATCTAAAGAGATAAAACAGACACCGCAATCAATTTCCTGAGAGATTTCAAAGCTTTTCCTTGACTTCCTCTAGTCTTTCGAAGGGGGGCTTGGCACCAGTACAGACCGGGTATCTGGGTAGAAACAAGAAGGCAGTAAAAGTAGATAGCTGAGTCAGTTTTTCTGAGGTGTCTTTCTTCTCTACTTAAATCTCAAGCCCTAAGTGTTGATGGAAATAATCTTGAGTCCCCCAGGGGCTCGTGGCCCCCAACCTGGGGGATTCTGGAGTTCTTGAGTGCTTGGGGCTCTGATCTGAGCAGTGCCTAATGGCTATCAGACATCTTTGACCCTGTCGGGCAAAGGAAGATAATGGATCCTAGCCACGTTGCCCCCTCCTCCTACTGAGCTACAGATATGACCTTCCTGTTCTTTGTCCTAGTTTCCCACAAATGGCAGTGACAAAGGAATCTCCCCAAAGCAATCTGAATCACGGTTTGTACCCTGGCTGGCCAGGTTAATCTGAGGGATCTAGACAGAACGTCCCAGCATTTGTAAAGCCAGACTTGGGGAACTACAGGGGCTGCCCGGATTGTCTAGCTCTGGCATCAACCCAGAGGCATTTTCCTATACCCTGCTGCTGCAACTTGGTCTTAGAGAAGTTGTTACAGCTATCACAGGAAATAAGAACTTTATTGAGTTCTAAACAAGAGGACCCAACAaccttctcctccctctatacACACCACAATCCACAATACCACTAGAGACAGACAGTCATCCACACTTAGTACTGAGAGAGATAGGACCTCAggcatagatttaaaactggaaagcacATTAAGTGTCTTCCAGTTAGTCTCCCCAACCCTCCCTTTTttagaggttgtgactttcctgaggtcacacaggtaactaGTGGCACAACCTTCAAATCCAGGTACTCCAAATCACGTAGCACTCTTGACTTTGGTAGAAATCCGAGCCATACTGTTTTGCGTCTAGCCATAATCTGCTTttacttgggggtggggtggaaatggggagTATATGGCTGGGAAGGGTGTGTCTAAAATCTGGGCAACAGGACCTGTTCACACAGGCCATTCCTAGGTAGTAACTCCGAAGATGCCCATCCTTGCTATTCAGGTTCCCTATAGACTAAACAGGATTTAGACCCAAGGAATATCACAACCTTCTAAGGTTCCCTCAAAAAACCCATCCattccaacttcattttacagaggaaacagaCCTAAGAAAATTAAATGGCCTGCCCAATGCCATTCAGCTAATTAATGACCAAACCTGGGCTCTCTCCCCAACACCACTCTGGCCTTCCAAATTCATCTTGTTAACACCACTTTTCTCCATGCAGTGGGCACCCAGGTTCAAAGCAAATGTGGCTTATTATGCAGTAAACATTCATTGTATGAGCCATCAAAGGCCTTCTGACTAATGGATGATCCTTTGCCTTCTTTCCTagtgtttttccatttacattttgggGAAAACGTATCTGTTTCACAGCATGTTAGATCCAGAAGCAAACTTTGAGGGTCCAAAAgattgttgtaaagaaaaaaaaaggagatgtgAAAGATATTTTGCTATTCAAACCATTTACTATTTGGTCAGACCAGTATAGCATATGTAACCTCCCAGGCCCACAGAATGTTAACTTCTTTGtgaataaaatgaattttcatgATACAAACTAAAGCTAGGGAGGGTCAGTCAatgagcatgtattaagtgcctgctatatgctaggcattgtgttaagtgctgggaataccaaataaaggcaaaaaacagcaTCTTCTAAGAGCTCACAATCAaatagacaacatgcaaataactatgtacaaagatttaaatacccccattttatagctaaagaaacTCAAACACCCTGACAGCATCTGAACTGGCCAAGGACTTTTGGCAAAGAAGGCTGGGACTGGAAGCCAGGCCTCCTATATCTCAGCCCCCTGTGCTAATCAATCACCACACTGTTCCCTTACCCGAAGAATCTGAGGTAAACTGCAGGCAGCTTTCATCTTGCAAGCAGGTACTCATTCAGAACAAATAACGATTTATGGCAGGTGAGTATTCAGGAATGCTGGTTCCCACTTAGCTTACTGCTTCTTGCAAGAAGGTGAGCTATTAAAAATGTTTGGTGGGTCAGTGATACTCCTGTCTTATTTCCAGGGCTTCCCATCTCTATTCCTTAGGTCAGGATTTGAAAATTTCCTCAGTCTTTAACAATCCCTGAGACTTATCAGTAACTCCAGCACCTAACAGAGCACCCTGTAGAGAGCAGGAAATGAATCAGTGCTTGTTGTTGGTAATAATGGTATTTCTAAAGAGCAGAGATGTTAGGCctggtggcttttttttttcacaagtaaCAGTTTTGCTCCTCAACCACCATGGGAGAGAAACGGAGCTCTCATGCACTGCACAGGGAACAGTCGGATGGGAGAAGTAAAGCTGGATGTTCATTTAGTTTACTCCCAGCAATGCCCAGATTTTAACAGGGGAACAATAAAGTGAATTCTGGGTACTTGCGCTTGGACACCTGGAATGGGAGAGGAAGAACCAATGTGTGACAAGCAATAgggtggagaagaaaagggaaagtttAGGATGGGGGAAGAAAATACAATTCACATTTAAACAGCATCCCTCATTTaagggatgaggaaattgagtcttaaGGAAGTGATTTATTTTCACCcaaatattaagtgtctgaggcagaattagaatctgggtctcctgaatccaagtctaggTAATAATATTCTTACCTCTATACCTCTGGGattataaaaatggagaaaactcAGGATAGGATACAAAAAAGGCTCTGGCAATCAAATAGTCTTGTTATTAGGGTCATGTTCTTCAAGCCAGATGTGATATGTCTGACTCAAGAGAAAGAACCTAGGTGAGACTCTGACAACGTCCCTACCTATCTCTTGCTACTCAAAGGACCCCAGCTTCAACAATCACTTGTAAGCTTTTGTGAGGATCTAGGGCCCAGCCTGACAActagaaagtgagagagaaaggtGATACACAGCTTTAGAAGAGTATTAAAACTCTCACCTCCACTTCAGAGATGAATACCCCTCTCATCCCTCACCCCCGAGATGATCTGCTGATCAAAGCAGATTAACTTTTACATGACCCCCAAACCCCACACTGAAAGAGCATTTTAAAATCTAGAAAGTTTACATAACTAGTGAGTAGGGTGagaactgggacttgaacccagcccagagctctttctactactAGTCTTAGAGACTATTGATGCCAACTTGACAACTAACCTGAGGTAGATAGTATAGTATTCTGTTTTATCcatgaagaaactggggttcaGAGACTAATTGACTTGTCATCATCACCAAGCTAGAGTCTGAGCTGTTATTTCAATCCTGACCACAagatcagtgctctttctaccccAACAACCTGCCTTTTTCTTGGCATATACTCCACATTTTTGTGAGTCCCGtaggggcagggactgtttcatttttatctactTTAAGAACTCGTTTTCACTTTTGCTCCTAGAGATCTGGAATGCTGAATGCCGTGGAAGTTCTCTCAGACCTCGGGTGATTATCATACctcacatataatatataataatatataacaataataaggcacttttaaggtttgcagcaCACTTTCTTCACAGCAAGTGTGAGAGAGGGAGGGTAGGTCTACTCTATAGATAATTCtggatgacttgcccagagttagaGAGAGGTAAGGTTAGGAACAGGAAAACAGAGTTGGATTAGAGTTAGGGTTAAATAAAGAGCCACAAAATGGCCATACCtttgatcttgtcatcacccacaAATATACCACTTCCATAAACTCTGATCACAATCTCCCCTCTACCTCTGGTTTACAATTCCAGACCCTATTCTTTGCCCCATCCTAGGCCATTCCCGGTGCTCTAGTTACACCCTCTACCTTTCTAAATCTTGGCCTCTTGGCGAACCAGTTCAGTTTTACACCGTCCTTTTGAGTCTCTTGTCTCTTACTGTATTGAAGATCTTGTCCTGCCATGCTTCAGCCTTTGATCACACCTACCGTCCactgcctttgctcctacacatcgaatagagatggagaaaatcacaagACCGtgttgactgggtccactacaaatgtgttaacataacctcaactgggctctcactgccACCAGGCAACCCTTTTACATCTCCGTCATTAACTtactggggcagccaggtggcccagtggcTAGTGCTGCTCTAGCCCCACACCCTTTGCTAagagttccctcttctctatTCCTCCTTTTACATCACCTAGATGATTTCCATCACTGTCCCCTCCTTTGACCCATCTCCTTGTCAAGGCCTCTGCATGCGctagtgatcccattccatcccttctccttcttcatccccaccttctggcttcctccAGGTCTCaaccaaaatcccatcttctgtggGAAGCTCCCAATCCCCCTTagctctagtgccttccctctggggtttcctatttatcctgtttatagcttatttgcacagttgttttcatgttgtctcccccatgagagtGTGAGATCCTGACAGCAGGAtctggtttttgcttttctttgtatccccaatgcttagcaggATGTTTGGCAcaaaggaggtgcttaataaatgtttattgactgactgatcatgTGGTTCGAGTCCAggctctgaaacttactagctgggtcTTGGTGTCTCCTTTTCACCCCATCACAATGCCTAAAGAAAGATCTCTCACTGGGCTGACAAAGACCATGCATGTTTTCCTCTTAGAGAGCCTAAGATGGGCACTCCAGCCTCCGTGGTGAGTGAGCCACCCCCTGGGCAGGCACCTGCAGGAGTCCGGGGACGAAAGCAAGCCTCTGCCAACATCTTCCAGGATGCCGAGCTGCTACAAATTCAAGGCTTATTTCAGCGCAGTGGTGACAGGCAGGCTGAGGAACGAGCGCAGATCATCTGGGAGTGTGCTGGGGACCACAGGGTGGCTGAAGCTTTGAGGCAGCTGCGCAGGAAGAAAAGACGGCCGCTGGGCCACTCCCTGCAGCACTGCAGTCGACGTAGGTAGGTTTCTGAGGCTGGGTAAAGAGGGGTCAGGGAGCATTGGTGGAGAATAAAATCCTAGTCCTTATAGCCATGGGCAGCCTTGAACCTCACCCCATGATGAAGCTGCCCTAATATCTGGGAAGCAGATGGCACAGGTCTCAGTATATTgtttaataataagaataaaaagaataaaaaagcagCTAAGGTTCAAATGCTTTAAGGGCTGCAAAGTACATATAGCCAtacgtgtgtgtatttgtgtatatatacacatacatacacatatatgcacacgtgtgtgtgtgtgtgtattcacattGAGCTTCACAGCCCTgcgaggtaggtgttattacctccattttacagatgaagaaactgagactaagagctTTCAGAGTCATTGAACTAGCaagtatgtgaggcaggatttgaattcaggtcttcctgacaccaagtctttCTGAGGCTCCTTATACCATGCCACGTAGCTGCCACATTTGAGCTACAAACATGGGCAAGTCCAGTTTAGCTGTGGACCCAGGCAGGACTTCTCACCTGGTCCTCTCCAATGAATGGATTCATCATCAGACCACAGAAGATGACATCTCATGAGCCAAGAACTAGACACCCCAATAGCTTGAGAGGAACCAGATGCCATATGGTGGTAACCACAGGTCGTGGTTTGGGCAGCAAAGCTCCTCTGGTGCCAGCATGACCCTGGTGCCTGAAGAACTTGAAACATCCTCTGAGGCctcatgttgtcttccctgctAGTTTAATGACTCAACTACTGTTTATCCTTGCTCCTTACAGAGTACCAGAGGACTGCTCTCCGCCTGCCGATCCTTCAAGCAGTTCCGTAGAGCTGACCACCAATGGGCAGCAGCTAAACCCAAGAACAAGTGCCAGGAACCGGCGGAGCTGGAGAAAGACAAGCCCCACGAGCTATCTCCACCAGATTAGACACTGACCTGTTGGGGGCAGCTGGGGTTACCCTCCCCAGGAATCCAGATGTCCCCTGAAGGGATCccttggaagggatgtggggaggcagagagagaagcgAGGCCTCAATCGGCCAGCCCAGCCAAAGGGACAGTCACTGCCTACCTACTCCGTTAAGAAATAGGTGGGGGGCTTCTGTTGATCTCTTCACTGTCTTCAGAACTTGTTCTTCCCTGGAATGAGTGAGAACATGAACAGCCCCTGCTATTATACACcgcacaccccccccccccccgcccccgctccTTCCAAACTAACACTATAGTGAGACTAAACTACATTCCTCAAGATTTCTGATGGACCCAGGCTCAGGCCCAGGTTATTTATTACTAAGTCTTTAACCAGTAGTCTAACAGGCCCATCCCAGGGATGTCAATAATAattcatagcactttaaggtttacaaagcactttactcacaacaaccctttgaggtaggtagtgcaagcattattttccccactttatagatgaggaaacagtcagCAAGGTTAAtaaacttgcccatggtcacacagctagtaagtgtcagaggtgggattcaaacccagacctcaACTCTgggttcagcactctttccactacaccaagctgcctctttCTTTGCCTGCCTGCCAAAAAgacaaaggcaaagagaaaactGGCTAGAGTCCCCTTGGGTggatgaaaatatttaataataaaaatttctcATAAAGCACAGTGTATTTGTCATGAAACAGGTAAGTACTGATTGGGAGATTAGACTTGGAGGATCTCTAACAAGCAAACCTGGCATTGCAGGCAAGGGGCCACTCCTAGGGATCCCAACTCCAATATCTGAAGATCAGAGATGGAGGGCCCAATTCGCCTTTCTGTCCAATTTCAGAGAGGTGAAGTCTTAAGAGAATCATGAAACCCTGGGGCCTTGGTATGATTGCTTACATTTAGTATAATCAGTCCACAGACAAAGGGAGACGCCATGCTGAAACAAGAGTGCCCTACAGAACAACTGGCCCAGAAGAGCTTTGCATGGCTGACCATTGGAGCCATGAGATCAGTAACTTTAAGATCTGCACTCCCCCTAGATAACATTCCCATTTCTACACATGCCGCCTCTAAGCTACCAGTCATAATATCCTCCATGGGAGGACACTGGCTGAAGGATCTGCTGTCTAGTAACCACCTCCCCATCCATAGCCTATGGTCCAAATGCACCCCTGTGTAAGGCTACCCTCCAGTGGCCAGGAATGAAGCCAACACAGCCTTCAGCATTTTCCTCTTCCAGGCCCAGGTACTTCGCTACTCCTTTAAAAAGCTGATCCTGGCTACAAAAAAGGCCTTGTTCAAGAACAATTTCTCTTTGCCCTAAAAGCATCACTTCCCCTCCTACTAAGAAAGCCAGGCACAGAAGGCTGGAACCGAATTCGTTATTTGTACATTTGCATTGTTATAAATACATTACATACAGTTTCTACAGTGCATTAGAACAATACATGGGGGCAGCAGCAATCACAGTAACCAGGACTCCACTTCTCTCCTCACTACTGGAGGAAAGCCCCTTGCCAGCAAAAAGAGTCAGTTTGCTCCATTTTATTCAGAAGACTCCTACTGGATCTCTGGTTCCTTTCAGTCTATTCAGGGCAGCCTGAATCCAGCCTCCAAGACTTCTAATCACTAGGGGCTGGGAAGAGACCCTGCATTCATATCACTGCTAGGGGACAGGAACTGACTCCctcctctgtctcaatttccttctgATCCTCTGCTCATCTTAAACTGGAGAAACAATTTAGGGATTTAACCATCCCTATCTTAAAACTTCAAGGGCTCTCCCCATCTTTCTGGGGGAGTaggtggggtgggtggagagaACTTGACATATGATGTGcatctataaacatatacacaccatAAGCAAAATTCACTTTCCTCCAACAGGTCTTTGTACCTGTGGAGAGTTTGGAGCTTGGTTCTAGTTTGCACAGAATTGGGCAGTCTCTGTGGGAATCGCCTGCCTTTGGAGGGTAGGTCACTTGTTTTCAAATGCGTGTCACCCAGCCTGAGAATCAGGACAGGATTGCTGATTGGGATTGTCAGTGCTAGAGAGCTGGGTTGTCCCTGTCCTTGGGGCCATGCAGATGGACTTACAGACTCTTCCTAACAGAAAACAAGAATCCTATGGCAGAACACAAAGGccaaggaaaagagagatgatCTCCACCACTGCTTTCTAGCCTCTAAGGAAGAAACTGGACAGGCTGAGGGCACTCCCTTCTTTGGTTACTGGTCAAACCATCAAGATAATTTCTTTGCAAGGCTAATTCCGCTGTTCGTGACAGGGAGAGTGCTGAAATCCACATAGCCATAGTAGTATGGTGTGCCATCCTCAAAATAGAATTCAACCACTACACAGGATATGCTCTATTCCACTGTACCATCAAAGAGCCTTTGCATGAAAGGAATCCTAGGCCTGGGCAAGGACAGCAGTTGGGGGAATGGTCACATGAAGGCAGTCTGCTGGAAACAGGAGGATGGGTGAACTGGGGGAGGCAGTGAAGGACTCCTTCCTTTGGGGCCTGCTTTCTTAAAAAGGGAAGAACTGTCtaatagagggaaagagatgaaaggaaagaatattaCCAATGCTTACTTCCTACCATTCCACTCTGAAAAGCATGTCACACAATAAAAACGACAAAGGATTAAAATAAAACTCATATTTTGTTTCTTCCATACCTTCTCTCCAAGGAAGGGACGAAGCAGCAGGACAATGGGGTGGACCAGGCACTAGCAGCCAGTAAAAGGAAGAACTTAAATCCTTACTCTAAGAGCCAAGGCCAAGCATGAACTGTAGGCAAGGTGAAGTAAATGGCAGGATAAGAAGCTTTCTCAAGGACTGGACTCCTCTGAGAAAAGAACTAGGAAAGAATTTAAAAGTCTAAGGACACATTAGAAGGCTGAGACGGAAGCTTGCTGAGGGAAAGGAAGTCTACTTGAGTGGCCAGGGCCAAGCACTAAAGAAAGTGGGGTGGGGATAGAAGTAGGACAGACCAATCAAAGCAAGGTCCACTAAGTTTAAGTAGTCATAAAGACAAGTcaactacagctcccagtgtacaTACACATCAGACCATGTGGAGAGCTGAATGCTGGGAATGTGCCTCCCTATTAAAACAAGTCTGACCACTACTGCCTCTGCACAGCAGGCCTGGGCTAGAGGGGCCAGGTCCACGGCAGTCCTGAGAGCCAGTAGGATCCACATGGGCTTAGGCAAAGCTGCCTAAGGACCTACAGCTAAAATAgactttgtaaaaataaaaccacaaatgTGCCAGTAGATTTCGAAGCAGACTATATGCCACTGTTGAGGTGGAAAGGGAACAAAAGGGACTTTCTAGTGGGGCTTGGTGGGCAGGAAAAGACAGAGtaaaaactaaaaggaaaggCATGACTTTTCAGCTCAAGGTCTCAGAAGTCTTATCCACTTTGATGTACTGTGACACAATCTCTCACCTCCATGTACACAGGGAACCTAGGCTCCTGAATTCACCCAAGGTTATTTCTGAACTGATATCATGTTGTGTACATTTTTGAGGGATAATGTTATGCCAGGATATTGCTGTGAGAGTTTAATGTTTTTGGGGGGAGGTTCTGATGCAGAACTGATGCAAGTGATAGGGAACTGCAACAGAGTAGGATATCTGGGATGGCGCATTTCAAAACCTGCAGCCGGGTGAAGTTAAAGGAGGTGCTCCCTCCCTAGTGCCCCTGACATTCCCCTGCAGAATTCTGACCTTACCCAGAATGTAAAAGGCAACACCAGGGCCTAAGACTACCCCAGTATGTCTGGTGGTGGTTCTCCCCAtattttgcaaagctctttgGCTCTACCAGAGGGGAAGGGCTCTCAAGTAGACGATTCCACCTGTTTCGCTGGCTTATCTCAAAGATGCTCCCCAGGCTCCCTCCCAGTCCCCAAGTCTGAGACAGCATCTCATTAGCCGGCAGGGCTACCACCAGGAGAAGAAGGGCTTCCGGCTCTGAAAGCTCTGTGTGTAAGATTCACTGGCGCTCCGTTGGTGGGACCGGGCTGTCTCCACAATCACAGGTGGCATCTGGACTAGATGAAGGGGGCTCTTATTGTCTTTCAGGGCCTGGCTTAGATTCAAGATCTgtaacagaagaaagaaatgagataaaGGGAAAGCCTAGGGATTATTTTAGCCTTCATCTACAGGGAAATATCAATATCCAGATCAACTGGTGCATCTGCTTGTATAGAAACCaagtggaaaagagaaaaaaacttatttttctaTTAGGTTGCAAGGGTAAAGAAAGGATATTTTATTCTCCATTTGGAACCTCCCCtttcataaatgaatgaataaatgaatgaaaacactCGGTATTTACAGAGCTCAGTACACTTAAAGTACCGCTGTGTCCACATAGAGAAAAGCCACCACAGTCCATGCTCTCTCATCGTTGTCCCTTCACCCTTCTCTCGTCACAGAAGTGCAGATCTGAGCCCGGGGTGCTGGCAAGAATCCCCCAGAGGAACAAAGGGGAGAGCTCCCAAGCATATTCAGCCTGGAGGCAGAGCTTGGATTTGCTGTCATTAGCACACACGGTCACTCTTGTTCCACTCAGAACTACTACTATTCTTCTTCTCTGGTGGGATGGTTACAAGGCAGAAGGCTCCAGCCATTTCTTTAAACCAGCTGGGGGCCAAGACTTCCACAGGGAGGTGTCTACTCTCTTAAGCCTAAGGACTGAGAAGGCTAGGAATGAGATCTCTTAAATGCTCTTCCTTGGGACACTTCCCCTTCAATATGTGAAGTCAAAGGATAAGGGAAAGGCCATGTGCTACTTCCAAGACTGAGGCAGGTCCTACAGAGAGTTACCTTTTCTCCTGAAGCAATATTGGCTCTTAAAAGGAATGAATCATTTACccaatttgtttggtttttatgaTTTGGGAAATTATAAGGACCCTATGTAATCTTAACTAACCTCAATCACAAAGTATTTTACAGTCCTtctaacctctgtctaccttatGCCCAAGAAAAAGCAGACACCAGTAAAACCAAGGCTTTATTTACCCGAGACACATATGGCTTAGAAGTAAGGAACACCTATGCGGATAGTTCTCGGTGCAGCTGAAAAGTCTGTTATGCTACAAAAGTCTGAGTATCTGATCTTT from Trichosurus vulpecula isolate mTriVul1 chromosome 8, mTriVul1.pri, whole genome shotgun sequence harbors:
- the AVPI1 gene encoding arginine vasopressin-induced protein 1, whose translation is MGTPASVVSEPPPGQAPAGVRGRKQASANIFQDAELLQIQGLFQRSGDRQAEERAQIIWECAGDHRVAEALRQLRRKKRRPLGHSLQHCSRRRVPEDCSPPADPSSSSVELTTNGQQLNPRTSARNRRSWRKTSPTSYLHQIRH